TTGCATAAGAGTAATGTTCTACTCTGTAATAAGATATAACTCTTTGAAATATCTATTCTATATTCTAGTGCCTATTTGTATATGGTTCAACAGGCGATGAAATAGTAAAACATTCCACGTGGAGTGTCTGACTTCCTCATATTACTTTCCACTTTCCTAGATTCCCTAGACTGCCTTCTACCCCCAATTTTCCCCACCCACTCCAGTTTTCTCTTAATTGATGCTGTCTTAGTACATTCTATTTGCAATGTCTTGAGTTAAGAAAGTTTTCATACCTGCATCCTACTTAGGACTTTCATTTCTTATACAAAGATGACATTTGCGTAATTTAGCTTTCACTGGGATTTGTCTAGACTCAGGCTTCCTATTCTAATTTGAGTGTTCCTCTCCATCTCCGAAGCAGGAAGTAATGCGAGGAAGCAACAGGTGAAGAGGAGTTCTTCCACAGGAAGAGCAATTCTTGATTAAGAAGCTGAGTGATTTAATAACCTGGCAGAGGCATAAAAGCAAAAGCAGATCTGCCTCATTTGTGCTCACTTGTGCTCAATTGCCTCCTTTGAGGTGTGGGACAGCAATCAGTCTTCTCTTCCCGTAAAGTGAAGGAGTTGGAACTCTCTAGATCTCTCCTAACTCTAATTCTCAAAGATACATGAATTAGGAAGGAGTATTTTAGGAGATCTCTCCTTACAAATTAACTGATTCTTTCACTTGCTTTGTACGTTGAATATAAATGGGTTCTTAATTAATTGAATCATATTTTCCCTGCTCAGAAGTGGCTCCTAATACTTTTTCTTCCTTACCTATGCTTCAAATAATTAATGATTTGTGATGTTCTGAGTCCCAATCCTTAGAATatgatttttcattctttttattccctCTGCAAACTTTGAGGATCTTCTAATTATTCCTGGAATTGTGAAATTTCATGATTATTATGTGTATTAAAATATTACCAAGGATAGGGGAAGAATCATTCAAAAGGAACAAAGCAAACAATCCACAATCCCAGTTCCTAAGAATAGTTCCTATTCCTGCCAATCAGAGTAGAACCACATAATTCATGGGGCATGAGGTAAAGAACTTAGAAGGGTATTTCCTCAGTGGTGGGACACAATTAGCCCTTCACAAAAGACTGAACTGGTTCCACTTAACAGAGCTTAAAATCAAgcctcaaaaaacaaaattattttcaagtgttCTGTCTGCATTTcaaaacaaatctcaaaaaatatttataggaatacaaaaatatccagcacccaAAAAAGTAAATTTCACAATGCTTAGccttagttagttagttagttaccAATCATGCAAGAAGCAGGAAACTATGAGccacaatgaagagaaaaatcaatcaatagaagCAGTGCCAGAAATAGCACAGATGATAGACTTAGtagacaaagacattaaaattgtcattataatcTTATTCTATATGTCCAGGAAGCTAGAGGAAAGATTGAGCATGTTAAGTGAGAACACAGAAAATGTAGAAACACCCCCACACACCCCTCAATCAAACTGCTAGAGAGAAAAACGACAATATCTGAGATGAAAAATGAACTAGATGGGATTAAGAGAATATTAGATgttgaaaaaaggaaacagagaaaagctTGAAAAACCAAAACGAACAGAGCATCAGTGAGCTGTAGACGATGTCAGGCAGAGGAATATACACGTGCAAGTGGAGTTATCAAAGGAGAGGAGCTGGAggatggaggaaaagaaaatacttgaagaaacaGCTGCAACGTCTGCGTTTGTCTTTCTCCACATGGTATTATTCTCAGTGCCTAGCAAGGTGCCTGGAAGACATTagtgtttaataaacatttcttgaaaatCTGTGGCAACAAATGACAACAATGAATAAGAGATAAGTACATGAATGCTTTTGCAGGATATAAGGGCCATTAGGGACCAAAGAAGGGGAAGAGGGTGGATAAAGGGAAGCTTAGTAGAAATGGTATGTCTTCTGCAGCCCTGGAAGATGGTTTCAGTTTGAGGATGTATACAGCTTGGAGAACCAGAGGAAATGCGGAAGGGCATTCCACATAATAACGACATAAATGAAGACTTGGAAGCAAGAAGAAACAAGGTTTTGAATATTCTGCCTCTATTGGAGTGGTTATTGCATTGGAGGGATAATGAGAAATGAGGTTAGATAAATGAGTTAGGCTCAGAGTATGCAAGGCTTTAGAAACAGGAAACAAGAGGAGAAGCCACTGAAAGTTTTTGTACAGAAACCTTTGATGATGGGATCAGGGTTCAAGGGGGAAAAGAGAGTATAATGGTGGCATTTGGATGgattagaagaaaacattataGTTGAATGGAAAGGGTGGATCGGGGGCAACCAGGAGGTTGTTAAAACAATCCTGTCATGAAGTGTTGAAAAGTTGTCAGCATAGACTAGCGCTCAAATAAATGTTAGTGGAAACTGAATACTGGGCAAATTAATATTTCACTTAAACTAAGGTCTAAAACTTTTCTTGGTTCATGAAAATTTCAAAAGTGGCCCTAAGAATCTATAATGTATTAAGAATATTATTTGCTTCCCAATATTTCATTTACGTAAGATTTTGGATCAGCTTTTTTAAATTGTTGCTTTGGGGTGCACCAAAGTGCCTTGTTCTCTCGCTCACCCAGGTATGTTTCACGCTTTTTGCACTTTCCATCCTTATTCTCAAACAGATTTCTAGGGAAGATTCGTGCCTTGgattgttaaattaattaaagcaatgcagccacaaatggagactttatatttcatttacacACCTGTCATCGAATCTCATTGTTTAAGAATGTAAAGAACTCGGAGACAGGACTCTTTGTCggacagagggggaaactgaggccgaaAGAGGATAAGTGAGCAGTCCAGGCTCACAGAGCCACGAATGGTCAAGGTGGAGTAAGAATCCAGACTCTACCACGTGGAGCCAAGAGTTCCCAAGAGAGTGGGATAAGGCTTGAATCCCCAGGCAGGGGGCAAGAGTCGGGAAAGGGACTCTTTTCAATCGTAGCTGGCCGGGTGATTTGAGAACTTTACGACCGCTGCAGGTGCAGCACAAGGCCGAACTCGGAAGCCCGGCACACAGATATCCTCTACTCTAGAGACGGCCACGGCACTCCGACCCACCGCTCCCGTTCTCGCGATACTGGCTGGCCCCTGTTCCGGGCTCCCGGCTCCCGCTAGGCCCCGCCCCTCCACCTCAGCCCCTGTGTCGTCATTTCCTGTGGGTCTGCAAGCAAAGGGAGAAGATGGCGGCGCTGGGAGAACCTGTGCGACTGGAGAGGGGTGAGTGGGGCCGCGGCAGGGACCGACGTGggcggagggggtgggggagtgccTTATCCCCGGGGGGCGTGGGGCAGCCAAGCTCCGAGACCCGGAACCAGGTTGTCCCTCGCGCTGGCGCCGGTGGCCGCCGATGTTGCTGCGCCCGGCCCCGGGGAGGCCGCTTGCTTTTCCTGACTGATCCTCAGACCTGTCCTGTGTTCACACGGACCGTTCGGGAGCACAGCACAGTTCACCACCACCTGTCTGCATTCGCGGACACACTCTGCACACGCGCTCCCTGGGTGGGCACGGCAGACGCAGCGTTCAGAGATGTGTCAAGTTGAGCAAACAACACACGCCCAGTTTGGACAGGCTACACACACTGCTCGGTGTTGGTGCGTGCACAACCCAGTGTCCCCGCCTTCACCCACACAGCCCGGACACACAGCGCGTTCCCACAGAACCCCCCTTATTTGTGCACAAAACGCATCATTACTTCCACCACAACCTCACTTGTATTCGTATTGGGGGTATTTCCTGGCTGTGGTGCCCCTCCCGGGTACGGAGAAGGTGCTTTAAAAACAATCCTACTGAGGTGGTCTTGGGAAGAAGGTTACATAACTAGGCAGAATCGTGATAGATTGTAAAATACTTGAAAGTGCAGCCTTATTCCTTCTTTACAAATCCTACGATTGCTAACTGGCTGGTGGCTTGCTTTTTAGAGCAGGCTGTCAAGGAAAATAAAACCCGTTCTGCTGAGTAATTAGAAACGGAAAAGCCAGTGGAGGTACAAGGGTATGAGCCTTAAAGGGTCCTGTTGCAGATTTTCAGCATTCCACTCTTCCCCAAATgctttatttcaaataattttaagcaTACTTTTGACACACCAATATTAGAAGTCGTTGGTAagagtcaaaaagtacaaactaaaCATTTGGAGTACTAGTAGTAAACAAAGTATAGGATGGAGATTGAAAATATCTTGCAAATATTAGCATTTGCATTTACACTCTGAATATTAACTTCTGATCTAAGAAAGGAATACATTTTTAGAATTGTATGTGGAGTCTTTCCTCATGCCTTCACACAAACCAGTGCACACTTAACATTGTTTATTCCTTATGGTGTTCACTATTTGTAAGTCTCTTTACAAGTGATGTTGTTTTTCTCCAGCCCACCAGACCATTAATTAAAGTATCATTTTTGACAGAGGAGTAGCTACTCTGGGAAGACTTGCTAAGTTAGGCCTAAGACTGTGACATCTTCTCCCTGAACACAATGACACTGTGCTTTGTAGATGGGAACAAATTTGTTTGGTGTTAACAGGAGTAGGTGTTTTTCTTTGAAAGCCAGTTGTAGGATTCTAACATGTTGGcggtcttttgtatttttaagtgCAGTACAAAATATGAAACTTCACCTCTGGCATTTAGTTTTGGTAGTCATGGCTTTGTTTTCTCCTATTTAAGAGTTCATTTTAGTTCCACAGTAGAATGCTCAGAACCTTAGTAGGATGAACTGCTAGTGGATGCCATTTAGCAGAATAAGAAAGTCAGATTACATCAACTCTGATTCTTAATACTTAGCATTCTGTTTAACAGACTTTATTAAGAAACTCTTCCAGCAATCCTAGAGTATAAAAATAGTGCATATGATCAAGATCCTGGGTGCCTTCAAAGTCGTCAAAACAAGATTCAGTGGAACCCATTTGAGCACATATTGGGTACCATGTAGGTTCAGTAAGGagtattttactttttcagttttttgttaATTGGAAATTTTTATAGAGCTTACATATTGTAATTTTGTAAGTCAGAATATTTGATGAACCAGCACTCCTCATTCACCAGGAGTGAGATTCTGGTGGTGGGAGATCAGAATGGGGAAAGTCTTTTTCCATTGCATTGGATTAACATCAGTTTAAGCTTTTATTACCTGAAATTGAAGAATCTACTTCTTTCTTCACTacaatttattcctaggtttccAGATGCAGACACAAAGAAGGCCATACTAattctataaagaaaaaagttcCAGTCCTTTAGTATAGTATAAAATTCAGAACTTCTTCCAGTTAAGACAAAAGGAGGTAAGGAATTTAGAATAATAGGTACTCTAGCCCCCTGTGGTACAAactaagttaaaaacaaaaatccaaggaGAGATAGTCAGTGTTGGAACATGACTGAATCTTGTAAAATTTCTTAATTCCTAAAATACTTACCCTCACACTTCCCAATGAGAATTGCCTAACATGCCTAATGTATTTGTATAGATGTGTAGAATCCCATACACTGTGTATCCCAAATACACTGTGTTAATGATCCTAAGTTGAAAACAGACCAGTTAATTTTACTCACTTCTATCATTGTTTTAAATGTGTTCCTGCCAGTAACTGCACCTATTAATGAAGAGTTTTCCtatctacatatatattatgtttcCTTTTGGGAAATAAACAGTGATATCACTAGCACACAGTGTTTCATACTGTTCAGTGCTTTGGTTACTAATGATGGTGGGTAAATTTTTATTGACTAAATAGCTTCTGATAATACTGTCAGCTTTTCTAAAGCAGTACAGCGTTCATGTGTCTATGACATTTGAGCTCCAGTCCTTTCCTCTGACATTTATTACTTTATATTTGATTTTCCTATGTCTCTCAAAGATACTGTTTTCCAGATTTTATGATTGTGCAACATCAGTATTTCTTCCTAATCCACAGTAAAATTTAACATTCTTCTCAGACTTCACATTCCTGTCCTCCATACATGaacacacacgcaaacacaccacacacaagtTCATATGCatgctttttttctctgtgttatacaTATTTCTTGTTAGTCGTTAAGGAATGAATCCTAAATGCTGCGCTGTACACAAGCATTTAGAGaatattctgggacttccctggcagtccagtggttaagactccatgcttccactgcagggggcacgggttcggttcctggttggggaactgagagcctgcatgccgcgtggcatggccaataaataaataaataaataaatattagagaaTATTCTGAGAAAATTATCTATCAGTGTGTGTTTGTTTAACTATAGATATTTGTAGAGCAATTGAATTGTTGGAAAAACTGCAAAGGAGTGGAGAGGTACCACCACAGAAACTGCAGGCTTTACAAAGAGTCCTTCAAAGTGAATTCTGCAATGCTGTAAGAGAGGTGAGTAAATGGGtttaaaatttactaaaaatttgaGTTAATTAGGGTAATATTCTGAAATTGGGTTcagagtttctttaaaaagtgaactTTAGAACCTGCCTCTCTTGTTTTCGGAATTTCtaatagaaaaacattttacaaagGTGCAAAACTTTGTCTAAAATTGTAACGCATTCAGTAACTTCACAAAGAGCTCAAACATGGTATATTCTGAGATTTAAAATCGCAATAATAACTTTGGGTTTTTCAGGTGTATGAACATGTCTACGAGACTGTGGACATCAGTAGCAGTCCCGAAGTGAGAGCTAATGCGACTGCAAAggtacattttttcatttattaaacgGGAGCGGATTCTTCATAAATTAAAGGTTTAAAGTGTGCAGTTGTTAGATTCATGATAGGCTTATTTTGAAAACTAACAGTATCTTTCAAGGAACACTAAACTTCTCGATTCCTGAGAAATAGGACTTTTTAAATTGGTTTTACAAAAGATATTTTATGCAGTTTAGATGATGCATTAAAAATATACTTgaacacaaataatacatatatacatagttgCTGTATGTAATGTATATATCATTATGTAAATATTCATCAAAATTCTGAGGTATGAATTATTAGCCTCACTTTATTGGTGGGGAGGCATCAGATTAGGTTACTTACCTCAAACCACACAAATAGTAAATGGTAGATCTGGGGTACTCCCCGCCAGGTGCCGTTCACTTTCTCCTTAACCTTAACTCTGCAGATAGGAGGTTACCTCTTCAGAGCTGCAGGTGGTAGGTTTTATGTGCTTTCTCTGCCAGTATTTTCCTCAAATAATTCAAGCATTGACCTCAGTGTCCATCATATGTGGTTAGAATAAGTTAATATCGGCAGTAGGTGACTTATACTAGAACTAGTCATTAACAGGTAATTTTTCATTGATAGTTACTGGTTCACAAAAGGCAGTATTGGATTCTCTGTTGAGTACAAACACTTAAACATGTGGGTATTATTTGACAGAGTAGGAAAAAACGATTAAAACTTGGGTTTAATTGCTGACTTTCACAGCTTCCTgaatttctgagcctcagttccattatctgtaaaatgaggcctCTTTCAGAGCTTAGAATATGGTGGTATTCAACAAatcttgattttctttctctcttccttcccatgTTTGCTCACGTACCCTGAtccaacacacaaaaaaatagtacCAGATTACTTAATTAtctttaaaagcaaaatgaaacccAGAATCTCAACTCTGTTAGAATTAGTCTAGATTAGTCTAAATTTGAAAGTTTTGAAGATGTGCCTCTGTTTCACAATTCACATTGACTCTGTGTACCcctctttttttcaaaattgagttatttcttgATGAGTTAGTATACAGTGCAAATAGTACAGCCGCCAGAATGACTGCATTACAAGGACAGCTGCCTCTGTACAGGTTGCATAGGTGATCTGTGCCCTGCCCAGAAACCCCTGGAGGGGCCAGGCTTCCCAGCCCCAGAGCTCAGGGCTGCTGGCATGCGAGGGAAGGGGTTCTCCTCTTTAGTGTGCACATTGTTCATCTTCCTAGCAAGCCTGCTTGCCAAGCACTGCACAGAAGTTCTGGGCACTGGAAGGCCTAGGAGTGGCCTGAACGACCTTAACACTTCCTGCATAATCCCAGGGTAGGCTTTTCACTCATCCTCCTTAAAACACCATCTGCTTAGCTTACCTTCACTGTCAGTGCATTTGTGGGCATTCAaacatcaaaaatatttactttaaaagtggtttttaaaaagggacaaaagaatgaagtgaacagggacttccctggtggtgcagtggttgagagtccgcctgccgatgcagggaacttcccgtgccccggtccgggaagatcccacatgccgcggagtggctggacccgtgagctatggccgctgagcctgtgtgtccggagcctgtgctccacaaccggagaggccacagtggtgagaggcccgcgtaccgaaaaaaaaaaaaaaaaatgaagtgaacaaatgtcctatttttttaaatacgtaAAATTTTCTTTCAGGCTACTGTTGCTGCATTTGCTGCCAGTGAAGGACATTCTCATCCTCGAGTTGTTGAGCTCCCCAAAACAGAAGAAGGCCTTGGATTCAATATTATGGGAGGCAAAGAACAAAACTCTCCAATCTATATATCCCGAATAATTCCAGGTGGAATTGCTGATAGACACGGGGGTCTCAAGCGTGGAGATCAACTCCTTTCTGTTAATGGAGTGGTagggatgcattttatttctacttgTAGCAATGTGTTGTGACCACTTGGGGGTGTACTTGAGTTATAGAAACAGAAGATGTAGGGAAAAACCAAAGAAGCTTTGTAGTTTAGAAATCCCTTGGGGGAATCTTAGGCACTACTATTTAGTAGAGtgatacttttttgtgtgtgtgtggtgcgcgggcctctcactgttgtggcctctcccgttggcggagcacaggctccgggcgcacaggctcagtggctatggctcacgggcccggccgctccgcggcatgtgggattttcccggaccgggacacgaacccgtgtcccctgaatcggcaggccgactctcaaccactgtgccacgggGGAAGCCCCAAGTGATACTTTTTGAAGCactttgtgtgtgttttgcttCTTTCCAATGTAAATTAGCAATGCTTAGTGTGATTTTTATGAAGTAACTAAGCTCCTTAGTAGTTAAGGCAGTATGTTAAATTGAAAGTCTACCCTCAATTTAGTCTTATAGAATGGCAATTGCCTGATTTACTTCTGACCTAGTGAAATAATAGGGCATGTAGATTGATATGCTAATTATTTGGAACCTAAAAGACCAGTTCCTAAACTACAAACAATATGATTTAGCAGAGGATTTTACACTGATTAAAATGATAAAGCAGGATTATTTCATAGGTTTAAAGTTTGAAATataacattacaaatttttttacttgtatatattttaaacatttttcattttgagtTACTTACAAAACCTAGATATTAattgtgtttgtgtctgtgtggtttttcttttcttagagcGTTGAAGGAGAACATCATGAAAAAGCTGTAGAACTGCTGAAAGCAGCTCAAGGAAAGGTTAAATTAGTAGTACGGTACACACCCAAGGTCTTGGAAGAAATGGAGTCACGCTTTGAAAAAATGAGATCAGCAAAACGCAGGCAACAGACCTAAAACTTTACATTCCTTTTTGCTTTTAGCTAGAGAAGTTTTACTTGTGACCTACTGATGGCTGCAATGCCaatgattataaaaaaaaaaaaaacaaacttcccG
This region of Mesoplodon densirostris isolate mMesDen1 chromosome 7, mMesDen1 primary haplotype, whole genome shotgun sequence genomic DNA includes:
- the LIN7C gene encoding protein lin-7 homolog C — protein: MAALGEPVRLERDICRAIELLEKLQRSGEVPPQKLQALQRVLQSEFCNAVREVYEHVYETVDISSSPEVRANATAKATVAAFAASEGHSHPRVVELPKTEEGLGFNIMGGKEQNSPIYISRIIPGGIADRHGGLKRGDQLLSVNGVSVEGEHHEKAVELLKAAQGKVKLVVRYTPKVLEEMESRFEKMRSAKRRQQT